From Bombus huntii isolate Logan2020A chromosome 4, iyBomHunt1.1, whole genome shotgun sequence, one genomic window encodes:
- the LOC126865100 gene encoding mitoguardin isoform X2 yields MRKLLGRINILHILHTIRLNCGESLVKYSLCIVFRDACCTLRFNRSTYVYREVRIGQGVYNGYANITGAGSARVLGKFPSSPAHQAPPSICWYAVLLLHLRHSLLFEIQRIQGLEALEKALYCWEDALTAFSSSFSNGTLALPSAADAAFTQDVQELLDMGYQIQNHAELLFIDQHSVLFRNEDEESIDSHKPSNIGSRISGKDKADAASSPESFESARDGVADLREFEEFSEFFPHFEKQKLYHAALKQHEDKSILCRRLHTELVKCGSDIEYLAKVHCLRQAYTKLFTISSATEWIADIGRQVISDLIMYADRDPKDYLMHYERMLEFLQEPSNHNMMEEELTGRGVKCINFYDVLIDFILLDAFEEVEKPPSSIKAILQNRWISASFRETAIGTAVWSVLMGKRQMLKYDKGFLAHFYSISEQISPVLVWGFLGPEGSLRSTCHYFRDQVIEFLVDIFNFFKVRYTTVDNLAEDILREMKIRVENINQRLSLEGC; encoded by the exons ATGAGGAAGTTACTCGGCCGGATTAACATCCTTCACATTTTGCACACAATACGCCTAAATTGCGGTGAGTCACTCGTCAAATACTCTCTATGCATCGTGTTCCGAGACGCCTGCTGTACTTTAAGATTTAATAGAAGCACATATGTGTACAGAGAAGTTCGTATAGGGCAAGGTGTATATAACGGATACGCAAATATCACGGGTGCAGGAAGTGCGCGTGTGCTAGGGAAATTTCCAAGTTCACCAGCGCACCAGGCACCTCCATCGATCTGCTGGTACGCGGTGCTATTGCTACATTTACGGCATTCACTTTTATTCGAGATTCAACGGATACAAG GATTGGAGGCTCTGGAAAAAGCTCTCTATTGCTGGGAGGATGCTCTTACGGCGTTCAGCTCTTCATTCAGTAATGGTACACTCGCATTACCGTCGGCAGCGGATGCGGCATTTACGCAAGATGTGCAAGAACTCCTTGACATGGGTTATCAAATTCAGAACCATGCAGAACTCCTTTTTATCGACCAG CATTCAGTATTGTTCCGGAATGAAGATGAGGAAAGTATAGATAGCCACAAACCTTCGAACATAGGTAGTAGGATATCCGGTAAGGATAAAGCAGATGCTGCGTCTTCTCCGGAATCTTTTGAATCTGCACGTGATGGA gTAGCAGATTTACGGGAATTTGAAGAATTCTCCGAATTTTTCCCGCACtttgaaaaacaaaaattatatcaCGCTGCACTCAAACAACACGAAGACAAAAGCATTTTATGCAg acGTTTGCATACAGAGTTAGTAAAGTGTGGCTCGGACATTGAATATTTAGCAAAGGTACATTGCTTGCGACAAGCGTATACAAAATTGTTCACTATATCTTCTGCCACAGAATGGATCGCGGACATAGGCAGACAAGTCATTAGTGATTTGATCATGTATGCAGACAGG gATCCCAAAGATTATCTAATGCATTACGAACGAATGTTAGAATTTTTACAAGAGCCAAGCAACCATAATATGATGGAGGAGGAATTAACCGGAAGAGGCGTCAAATGTATAAATTTCTACGATGTTCTGATtgactttattttattagatgCTTTCGAAGAAGTTGAAAAACCGCCTTCATCAATTAAAGCTATTTTACAAAACAGATGGATATCCGCTAGTTTTCGTGAAACT GCCATTGGAACTGCAGTTTGGTCAGTTCTTATGGGTAAAAGACAAATGCTGAAATATGATAAAGGATTTCTAGCCCATTTTTACTCGATTTCTGAACAAATTTCTCCAGTGCTTGTGTGGGGTTTCCTAGGCCCAGAAGGAAGTCTACGTTCTACTTGCCACTATTTCAGAGATCAAGTAATAGAATTCCTTgtagatatatttaatttctttaaagtAAGATATACTACTGTTGATAACCTCGCTGAAGATATACTCAGGGAAATGAAAATAagagtcgaaaatataaatcaaAGACTTTCTCTAGAAGGTTGTTAA
- the LOC126865100 gene encoding mitoguardin isoform X3, with protein MTGKTLNTENVVTDSEFKSCDSVTTLRLEALEKALYCWEDALTAFSSSFSNGTLALPSAADAAFTQDVQELLDMGYQIQNHAELLFIDQHSVLFRNEDEESIDSHKPSNIGSRISGKDKADAASSPESFESARDGVADLREFEEFSEFFPHFEKQKLYHAALKQHEDKSILCRRLHTELVKCGSDIEYLAKVHCLRQAYTKLFTISSATEWIADIGRQVISDLIMYADRDPKDYLMHYERMLEFLQEPSNHNMMEEELTGRGVKCINFYDVLIDFILLDAFEEVEKPPSSIKAILQNRWISASFRETAIGTAVWSVLMGKRQMLKYDKGFLAHFYSISEQISPVLVWGFLGPEGSLRSTCHYFRDQVIEFLVDIFNFFKVRYTTVDNLAEDILREMKIRVENINQRLSLEGC; from the exons ATGACTGGCAAAACGTTGAATACGGAGAATGTCGTCACCGACTCGGAATTTAAATCCTGCGACAGTGTGACAACGTTAA GATTGGAGGCTCTGGAAAAAGCTCTCTATTGCTGGGAGGATGCTCTTACGGCGTTCAGCTCTTCATTCAGTAATGGTACACTCGCATTACCGTCGGCAGCGGATGCGGCATTTACGCAAGATGTGCAAGAACTCCTTGACATGGGTTATCAAATTCAGAACCATGCAGAACTCCTTTTTATCGACCAG CATTCAGTATTGTTCCGGAATGAAGATGAGGAAAGTATAGATAGCCACAAACCTTCGAACATAGGTAGTAGGATATCCGGTAAGGATAAAGCAGATGCTGCGTCTTCTCCGGAATCTTTTGAATCTGCACGTGATGGA gTAGCAGATTTACGGGAATTTGAAGAATTCTCCGAATTTTTCCCGCACtttgaaaaacaaaaattatatcaCGCTGCACTCAAACAACACGAAGACAAAAGCATTTTATGCAg acGTTTGCATACAGAGTTAGTAAAGTGTGGCTCGGACATTGAATATTTAGCAAAGGTACATTGCTTGCGACAAGCGTATACAAAATTGTTCACTATATCTTCTGCCACAGAATGGATCGCGGACATAGGCAGACAAGTCATTAGTGATTTGATCATGTATGCAGACAGG gATCCCAAAGATTATCTAATGCATTACGAACGAATGTTAGAATTTTTACAAGAGCCAAGCAACCATAATATGATGGAGGAGGAATTAACCGGAAGAGGCGTCAAATGTATAAATTTCTACGATGTTCTGATtgactttattttattagatgCTTTCGAAGAAGTTGAAAAACCGCCTTCATCAATTAAAGCTATTTTACAAAACAGATGGATATCCGCTAGTTTTCGTGAAACT GCCATTGGAACTGCAGTTTGGTCAGTTCTTATGGGTAAAAGACAAATGCTGAAATATGATAAAGGATTTCTAGCCCATTTTTACTCGATTTCTGAACAAATTTCTCCAGTGCTTGTGTGGGGTTTCCTAGGCCCAGAAGGAAGTCTACGTTCTACTTGCCACTATTTCAGAGATCAAGTAATAGAATTCCTTgtagatatatttaatttctttaaagtAAGATATACTACTGTTGATAACCTCGCTGAAGATATACTCAGGGAAATGAAAATAagagtcgaaaatataaatcaaAGACTTTCTCTAGAAGGTTGTTAA
- the LOC126865119 gene encoding uncharacterized protein LOC126865119 encodes MSFLKLVSKYHTPKIVWYQTDTTVIVRILLCDIKEYFLHVECDHILFSTITNSKKYYICSYFFGTVIAEKTTHRNVGREVKITLVKAHKGTEWLRLFIAMEKNPLISVDPDHIYKKDWILESFKNIERESFAEYKRRNNITQIMPLVPSSDEEESDDEIMDALFF; translated from the exons ATGAGCTTTTTAAAACTTGTGAGTAAATATCACACACCGAAAATTGTATGGTACCAGACTGATACTACAGTCATCGTACGTATTTTACTATGTGATATAAAGGAATATTTTCTCCATGTTGAATGTGATCACATATTATTTAG CACAATAACAAActcaaaaaaatattatatttgctCATATTTTTTTGGAACTGTAATAGCAGAAAAAACAACCCATAGAAATGTAGGAAGAGAAGTTAAGATTACACTTGTAAAAGCACATaaag GGACAGAATGGTTAAGATTATTTATCGCAATGGAAAAGAATCCTTTAATCAGCGTAGATCCAGatcatatatataaaaaggaCTGGATCCTTGAGTCTTTCAAAAATATAG AAAGGGAGAGTTTTGCAGAATATAAACGTAGAAATAATATAACTCAAATAATGCCACTCGTGCCATCGAGTGATGAAGAAGAATCTGATGATGAAATAATGGAtgcgttatttttttaa
- the LOC126865122 gene encoding actin-related protein 2/3 complex subunit 5-C, with amino-acid sequence MSRNDGKKDSSASAFRKIDVDQYSDNNFREEDADGGIGGPTGPDENEILTLLSQGKNAEALISVLRSAPLGCKNQQVKDNARNLTLKVLLSIKSTQIDDCLAQLDRDLLDVLMKYIYRGFEIPTEGSSSHLLTWHEKVYNISGVGSIVRAFADSKRA; translated from the exons ATGTCAAGAAACGATGGCAAAAAAGATTCGTCAGCGTCAGCGTTTCGAAAAATCGATGTTGATCAATACAGTGATAATAATTTCAGAGAAGAAGACGCTGACGGAGGAATAGGAGGACCTACAGGCCcagatgaaaatgaaattttgacacTTCTTAGCC agGGTAAGAATGCAGAAGCACTGATATCAGTATTGAGGTCTGCACCACTTGGGTGTAAAAATCAACAAGTAAAG GATAACGCAAGGAATCTGACGTTAAAAGTTCTTCTAAGTATAAAATCTACTCAAATAGATGATTGCTTAGCACAATTAGATCGTGACTTGCTGGatgttttaatgaaatatatatacagagGATTTGAAATTCCAACGGAGGGTAGTAGTAGTCATTTATTAACCTGGCATGAAAAGGTATACAATATCAGTGGTGTTGGCAGTATTGTACGAGCGTTTGCAGATAGTAAACGTGCTTGA